In the Leptotrichia sp. oral taxon 212 genome, one interval contains:
- the hydA gene encoding dihydropyrimidinase, whose product MLIKNALIATASELYKGDIHIKDGIIKEIGENLDIKDEEIIDAKGNYVIPGGVDVHTHFSLDVGIAVANDDFRTGTIAAACGGTTSIVDHIGQGPVGSTLRSRIEHYHGLADGKAVIDYSFHGVVAYDVDEQKIQDMKELIKEGIESYKIYMTYGQRIGDEEAIKVLKTAKENNAIVSVHPENHAAVEYLRKYYVENGMTSAEYHPKSRPEECEAEAVNRILTLAHVVGDAPIYIVHLTSNMGLDYIKMARQRGQKNIYVETCTQYLVLDEELYKLPGTEGLKYVMSPPLREKSNQEKLWRGIRNGDIQVVATDHCPFSYEKEKVPMGKDDFTKCPNGAPGVEARMPVLFSEGVMKGRITINKFVEVTSTNPAKICGMYPKKGSIAVGSDADLVIFDKDKKVTITKSLFHENVDYTSYEGIELQGYPIMTIVRGKVIVKDNEFIGEEGYGQFIKRYKNDDLNIY is encoded by the coding sequence ATGCTTATAAAAAATGCTTTAATTGCAACTGCAAGTGAATTATACAAAGGAGATATCCATATTAAAGATGGAATAATAAAAGAGATAGGAGAAAATCTTGATATAAAGGATGAAGAAATTATAGACGCCAAAGGGAATTACGTGATACCAGGAGGAGTTGATGTACATACTCATTTTAGTCTTGATGTAGGAATTGCCGTGGCAAATGATGATTTCAGAACTGGAACTATAGCTGCCGCATGCGGAGGAACAACATCTATAGTAGATCATATAGGACAAGGTCCGGTAGGCAGTACTCTTAGAAGCAGAATAGAACATTATCATGGACTGGCAGACGGCAAAGCTGTAATAGACTATTCTTTTCATGGAGTTGTAGCTTATGATGTGGATGAACAGAAAATACAGGATATGAAAGAACTTATAAAAGAAGGAATAGAAAGTTACAAAATCTATATGACTTATGGACAAAGAATAGGTGACGAGGAAGCTATAAAGGTATTAAAAACTGCAAAAGAAAATAATGCAATAGTTTCAGTACATCCTGAAAATCATGCGGCTGTTGAATATTTAAGAAAGTATTATGTGGAAAATGGAATGACTTCGGCAGAGTACCATCCAAAAAGCAGACCGGAAGAATGTGAGGCTGAAGCCGTAAATAGAATATTAACTCTTGCACATGTTGTAGGAGATGCACCTATTTATATAGTGCATCTGACTTCAAACATGGGACTTGATTATATAAAAATGGCAAGACAAAGAGGTCAGAAAAATATATATGTGGAAACATGCACACAATATCTTGTTTTAGATGAAGAACTTTATAAATTACCGGGAACAGAAGGATTGAAATATGTTATGAGTCCTCCTTTAAGAGAAAAATCCAATCAGGAAAAATTATGGAGAGGTATAAGAAATGGAGATATTCAAGTAGTAGCAACTGACCACTGTCCATTTTCCTATGAAAAGGAAAAAGTGCCTATGGGAAAAGATGATTTTACTAAATGCCCTAATGGAGCACCAGGTGTAGAAGCAAGAATGCCGGTACTGTTTTCAGAAGGAGTTATGAAGGGTCGAATTACAATTAATAAATTTGTTGAAGTAACAAGTACAAATCCTGCAAAAATTTGTGGAATGTATCCTAAAAAGGGAAGTATAGCAGTAGGAAGTGATGCTGATTTAGTAATATTTGATAAAGATAAAAAAGTTACCATTACAAAATCATTATTCCATGAAAATGTTGACTACACAAGTTATGAAGGTATTGAATTACAGGGATATCCAATAATGACTATTGTAAGAGGAAAAGTAATTGTAAAAGATAATGAATTTATAGGAGAAGAAGGGTATGGTCAGTTTATAAAAAGATATAAAAATGATGATTTAAATATCTATTAA